In a genomic window of Lycium ferocissimum isolate CSIRO_LF1 chromosome 9, AGI_CSIRO_Lferr_CH_V1, whole genome shotgun sequence:
- the LOC132030975 gene encoding probable RNA-dependent RNA polymerase 5, with protein sequence MEYFFDILKNTLEETQRLYSDEVTALKVAVNHRDRDDASIATSMIMAGVPLTEPYLWCCLSSLAKEERNGLKAGRLPISDTFYLMGTADPTDTLNPHEVCVILEHGQIFGEVLVYRNPGLHFGDIHRLRAVPVKNLGDIVGNAKYGIFFSTKGPRSAATEIANGDFDGDKYWVSQNPQLLKYYTASTPWSRIYSTPKTLHRKPNNFSAEEREHELFRTFLETRMPNYSMADASANWYALMDRLLILGKNNTTENEETRSVTEKLSKLIDLYYDAIDAPKSGNKVFIPKRLKVDKFPHFLQKKESYHSTSVLGEIYDRVDKFKAEEPTAVEIKKLSAFEVEIPRTYLRLWEERYRNYRREMTEALNTSSESKNDLADQVIKKYKQLLYEAPDMEESVGSKSDIFNHALAIYRVTYDYAKAKGDVKKCGFAWKVAGSALCRLHAELHAKEHNQNVMAVSPSILHKLLNLRNKEVS encoded by the exons ATGGAGTATTTCTTTGATATACTTAAGAATACTTTGGAGGAGACACAAAGGTTATACTCAGATGAGGTGACAGCACTAAAAG TTGCAGTGAACCATAGAGATCGTGATGATGCCTCTATTGCCACAAGTATGATAATGGCTGGAGTACCTCTCACTGAACCATATCTTTGGTGTTGTCTATCTTCCCTggcaaaggaagaaagaaatgggCTGAAAGCAGGAAGACTTCCTATCTCTGATACTTTCTATCTAATGGGAACAGCTGATCCCACTGATACTTTAAATCCTCATGAAGTCTGTGTTATTCT TGAACATGGGCAAATATTTGGAGAGGTACTAGTATACAGGAATCCTGGGCTTCATTTTGGTGATATCCACAGACTACGTGCTGTCCCTGTGAAGAACCTCGGAGACATAGTTGGAAATGCTAAATATGGAATATTTTTCTCGACAAAAGGTCCAAGATCCGCAGCCACTGAAATTGCTAATGGCGATTTTGATGGAGATAAATATTGGGTCTCTCAGAACCCCCAG CTGTTAAAATATTACACTGCAAGTACACCGTGGAGCCGAATCTATTCAACGCCGAAGACATTGCATAGGAAGCCCAACAACTTCTCTGCAGAGGAAAGGGAGCACGAACTCTTTCGGACATTTCTAGAAACTAGGATGCCAAA CTATAGCATGGCTGACGCTTCTGCTAACTGGTATGCACTCATGGATAGACTTCTGATATTGGGGAAAAATAACACCACCGAGAATGAAGAGACGAGGTCTGTGACAGAAAAGTTGTCCAAGTTGATTGATTTGTACTATGACGCTATAGATGCACCAAAAAGTGGGAATAAG GTCTTCATACCAAAGAGGTTGAAGGTAGACAAGTTTCCACATTTcttgcaaaagaaagaaagctatcactctacctcAGTCTTAGGAGAAATTTATGACCGGGTTGATAAATTTAAAGCTGAAGAACCAACTGCTGTAG AAATTAAGAAACTTTCGGCTTTTGAGGTCGAAATCCCCAGGACATACTTGAGGTTATGGGAAGAAAGGTACAGAAATTACAGACGTGAGATGACGGAAGCGCTGAACACCAGCAGTGAATCAAAAAATGACTTAGCTGACCAGGTTATCAAAAAGTACAAACAG CTGCTATATGAAGCGCCGGATATGGAGGAGAGCGTAGGGAGTAAATCGGACATATTTAACCATGCGCTTGCTATTTATCGCGTGACTTATGATTATGCAAAAGCTAAAGGCGATGTCAAAAAATGTGGTTTTGCATGGAAAGTTGCAGGTTCAGCCCTTTGTAGGCTTCATGCTGAGCTCCATGCTAAAGAACATAACCAAAACGTCATGGCCGTTTCACCTTCTATATTGCACAAATTATTGAACTTGAGGAACAAAGAAGTCTCTTAG
- the LOC132030976 gene encoding golgin candidate 1, with amino-acid sequence MTSWLRAAEDLFEVVDKRAKSVVGENSDEQPNARSPVPNEKGSQTKRSRQKKKAQKRLSSNEPSETVNFEREKASQGTSQSDLASDKDKATVLTENNRTNPGSPSSKTSTEDKLIVSEDGASLDAPMSETASNNELNHHADHVEAAEPVDVKAVSSESTGEHTNGNTSDIPGETPLLPAAQVVDTLQDKSPVDSSQNTVLDAGSPANFQQERSNSVTADEPGITDRQMKDVKTNAEPNSDQKQLPEQKTVNPGEKQLPERKTVNSSTKVQEQLEEAQGLLKNATSTGQSKEARLARVCAGLSSRLQEYKSENAQLEELLVAERELSKSCEARIKQLQKDISVAKKEVSKVESGMAEALAAKNAEIEALVNSTDALKKQAALSEGNLASLQANMEALMRNRELTETRMMQALREELGAAERRAEEERAAHNATKKAFMEREVELEHRSLEASTALARAQRTADERTAKATELEQKVALLEVECATLNQELQDMEARTRRGQKKSSEEANQVLQVQAWQEEVERARQGQREAESKLASLEAEMQKLRVETAAMKRDAEHYSRQEHVELEKRYRELTDLLYYKQTQLEAMASEKAAAEFQLEKEAKRFQEVQLEAERNRVSRRASSSWEEDTDIKALEPLPLHHRHMTAATIQLQKAAKLLDTGAVRATRFLWRYPTARVILLFYLVFVHLFLMYLLHRLQEQADTFASKEVAMSMGLINQTLP; translated from the exons TTCCGAATGAGAAAGGATCTCAAACAAAAAGGTCAAGGCAAAAAAAGAAG GCTCAAAAACGACTCTCTTCTAATGAACCTTCAGAAACAGTCAattttgaaagggaaaaagCTAGCCAAGGGACGTCACAGTCAGATTTGGCCTCTGATAAAGATAAAGCTACCGTGCTTACTGAAAACAATAGGACTAATCCAGGTAGTCCTAGCAGCAAAACTAGCACTGAAGATAAGCTAATAGTTTCTGAAGATGGTGCCTCGTTGGATGCTCCTATGTCTGAAACAGCCTCTAACAATGAGTTAAATCATCATGCTGATCACGTGGAAGCAGCAGAACCAGTTGATGTAAAAGCCGTGAGTTCAGAATCTACTGGTGAGCATACGAATGGAAACACCTCAGATATTCCTGGAGAGACTCCTCTGTTGCCTGCTGCACAGGTGGTTGATACTTTGCAGGACAAATCTCCAGTGGATTCTAGTCAAAACACAGTTCTTGATGCAGGATCTCCTGCGAACTTTCAGCAGGAAAGATCCAACTCTGTAACTGCAGATGAACCTGGTATAACTGACAGGCAGATGAAGGATGTTAAAACCAATGCTGAACCTAATTCAGACCAGAAGCAGCTTCCAGAACAGAAAACTGTTAATCCAGGCGAGAAGCAGCTTCCGGAACGTAAAACTGTTAATTCTTCCACGAAAGTACAGGAGCAACTTGAAGAG GCTCAGGGATTGCTTAAGAATGCAACTTCTACCGGTCAGTCAAAAGAAGCACGGTTAGCCCGT GTTTGTGCTGGACTTTCATCACGTCTTCAGGAGTATAAATCTGAAAATGCTCAGCTAGAGGAGCTTCTTGTTGCAGAG AGGGAGTTGAGTAAATCTTGCGAGGCTCGGATAAAGCAGCTTCAGAAAGACATATCTGTAGCCAAAAAAGAGGTGTCCAAGGTGGAGTCCGGTATGGCTGAGGCTCTTGCGGCAAAGAATGCTGAAATTGAGGCTCTTGTTAATTCTACGGATGCACTTAAGAAGCAAGCTGCACTCTCCGAAGGAAACCTGGCATCGTTGCAG GCTAATATGGAGGCTTTAATGAGAAACAGGGAACTAACAGAGACAAGGATGATGCAA GCTTTAAGAGAGGAGCTGGGTGCTGCAGAGCGAAGAGCAGAAGAAGAGCGTGCTGCTCATAATGCTACCAAAAAG GCTTTTATGGAAAGGGAGGTAGAACTGGAGCACCGATCTTTAGAGGCATCCACAGCCTTGGCTAGGGCGCAG AGAACAGCTGATGAAAGGACTGCAAAGGCAACAGAGCTTGAGCAGAAGGTGGCACTGCTTGag GTTGAATGTGCAACTCTAAATCAAGAACTGCAAGACATGGAAGCTCGTACTCGACGTGGACAAAAGAAGTCCTCGGAAGAGGCAAATCAAGTGCTTCAG GTCCAGGCATGGCAAGAAGAAGTGGAGCGTGCACGCCAAGGTCAGAGAGAGGCTGAAAGCAAGCTTGCTTCTTTGGAG GCTGAAATGCAAAAGTTAAGAGTTGAAACGGCTGCCATGAAAAGGGATGCTGAACATTACTCTCGCCAG GAACATGTGGAACTTGAAAAGCGGTATCGTGAATTAACTGATCTATTG TATTACAAGCAAACACAGCTTGAAGCCATGGCCAGTGAAAAAGCTGCGGCTGAGTTTCAGTTGGAGAAGGAAGCAAAGCGCTTTCAGGAAGTACAG TTAGAAGCTGAAAGAAACAGAGTTTCTCGTCGAGCATCATCCTCATGGGAGGAAGACACTGACATCAAAGCACTTGA GCCTCTCCCTTTGCATCACCGCCACATGACAGCGGCGACGATACAG TTACAGAAGGCGGCGAAGCTTCTGGATACCGGGGCTGTCAGGGCAACACGATTTCTCTGGCGATATCCAACTGCTCGAGTTATCTTGCTTTTTTATCTG GTGTTTGTCCATTTGTTCTTGATGTATCTCTTGCATCGCCTTCAG GAACAAGCTGATACTTTTGCATCCAAAGAAGTTGCAATGTCAATGGGGCTCATCAACCAGACTTTACCATGA